The following coding sequences are from one Oncorhynchus clarkii lewisi isolate Uvic-CL-2024 chromosome 20, UVic_Ocla_1.0, whole genome shotgun sequence window:
- the LOC139376365 gene encoding myelin protein P0-like isoform X3 — protein MLTILALASVILLGIVPQQSEAIVIYTGWERHALVGSDIRLSCSFFSWRWTSDDVTFSWSYRPDGARDAISIFHYTGGAPYVDNKGPFRDRLEFVGNPGRRDGSILLKNLDYGDNGTFTCDAKNPPDIVGRASSVRLLVFEKVPIQAGVITGSIIGAVLGLLLLIVVIYYLMRFLVARRVFNLSVSKHGKKGKGKEGSQQRQIF, from the exons ATGCTGACCATTTTGGCGCTAGCGTCGGTCATACTCCTGGGAATAG TGCCCCAGCAGTCTGAGGCCATCGTCATCTACACGGGCTGGGAGCGTCACGCCCTGGTGGGCTCCGACATCCGTCTTTCCTGCTCCTTCTTCTCCTGGCGCTGGACCTCTGATGACGTCACCTTCTCCTGGAGCTACCGGCCCGACGGTGCCAGGGACGCCATCTCT ATCTTCCACTACACCGGTGGAGCTCCCTACGTAGACAACAAGGGACCCTTCAGAGACAGGCTGGAGTTTGTGGGGAACCCTGGTCGCCGGGACGGATCCATCCTGCTCAAAAACCTAGACTACGGAGACAACGGCACCTTCACCTGTGATGCCAAGAACCCACCTGACATAGTGGGACGCGCCTCCAGTGTCAGACTGCTGGTCTTTGAGAAGG TTCCCATCCAGGCCGGAGTGATCACGGGGTCCATCATCGGTGCAGTGCTGGGTCTGTTGTTGCTGATCGTTGTCATCTACTATCTCATGAGGTTCCTGGTGGCCCGCAGAGTCTTCAACCTCAGTGTCAG CAAACATGGAAAGAAAGGGAAGGGTAAAGAGGGATCACAGCAGAGACAG
- the LOC139376365 gene encoding myelin protein P0-like isoform X1, with the protein MLTILALASVILLGIVPQQSEAIVIYTGWERHALVGSDIRLSCSFFSWRWTSDDVTFSWSYRPDGARDAISIFHYTGGAPYVDNKGPFRDRLEFVGNPGRRDGSILLKNLDYGDNGTFTCDAKNPPDIVGRASSVRLLVFEKVPIQAGVITGSIIGAVLGLLLLIVVIYYLMRFLVARRVFNLSVSKHGKKGKGKEGSQQRQGPTLSIGDPSKLKAAASEKKKQESRKDKK; encoded by the exons ATGCTGACCATTTTGGCGCTAGCGTCGGTCATACTCCTGGGAATAG TGCCCCAGCAGTCTGAGGCCATCGTCATCTACACGGGCTGGGAGCGTCACGCCCTGGTGGGCTCCGACATCCGTCTTTCCTGCTCCTTCTTCTCCTGGCGCTGGACCTCTGATGACGTCACCTTCTCCTGGAGCTACCGGCCCGACGGTGCCAGGGACGCCATCTCT ATCTTCCACTACACCGGTGGAGCTCCCTACGTAGACAACAAGGGACCCTTCAGAGACAGGCTGGAGTTTGTGGGGAACCCTGGTCGCCGGGACGGATCCATCCTGCTCAAAAACCTAGACTACGGAGACAACGGCACCTTCACCTGTGATGCCAAGAACCCACCTGACATAGTGGGACGCGCCTCCAGTGTCAGACTGCTGGTCTTTGAGAAGG TTCCCATCCAGGCCGGAGTGATCACGGGGTCCATCATCGGTGCAGTGCTGGGTCTGTTGTTGCTGATCGTTGTCATCTACTATCTCATGAGGTTCCTGGTGGCCCGCAGAGTCTTCAACCTCAGTGTCAG CAAACATGGAAAGAAAGGGAAGGGTAAAGAGGGATCACAGCAGAGACAG gGCCCAACTCTCTCCATCGGAGACCCGTCCAAGCTGAAGGCCGCCGCCTCAGAAAAGAAGAAGCAGGAGTCGCGCAAGGATAAGAAATAG
- the LOC139376365 gene encoding myelin protein P0-like isoform X2 encodes MLTILALASVILLGIVPQQSEAIVIYTGWERHALVGSDIRLSCSFFSWRWTSDDVTFSWSYRPDGARDAISIFHYTGGAPYVDNKGPFRDRLEFVGNPGRRDGSILLKNLDYGDNGTFTCDAKNPPDIVGRASSVRLLVFEKVPIQAGVITGSIIGAVLGLLLLIVVIYYLMRFLVARRVFNLSVSKHGKKGKGKEGSQQRQPWRPPPVTCLPLTS; translated from the exons ATGCTGACCATTTTGGCGCTAGCGTCGGTCATACTCCTGGGAATAG TGCCCCAGCAGTCTGAGGCCATCGTCATCTACACGGGCTGGGAGCGTCACGCCCTGGTGGGCTCCGACATCCGTCTTTCCTGCTCCTTCTTCTCCTGGCGCTGGACCTCTGATGACGTCACCTTCTCCTGGAGCTACCGGCCCGACGGTGCCAGGGACGCCATCTCT ATCTTCCACTACACCGGTGGAGCTCCCTACGTAGACAACAAGGGACCCTTCAGAGACAGGCTGGAGTTTGTGGGGAACCCTGGTCGCCGGGACGGATCCATCCTGCTCAAAAACCTAGACTACGGAGACAACGGCACCTTCACCTGTGATGCCAAGAACCCACCTGACATAGTGGGACGCGCCTCCAGTGTCAGACTGCTGGTCTTTGAGAAGG TTCCCATCCAGGCCGGAGTGATCACGGGGTCCATCATCGGTGCAGTGCTGGGTCTGTTGTTGCTGATCGTTGTCATCTACTATCTCATGAGGTTCCTGGTGGCCCGCAGAGTCTTCAACCTCAGTGTCAG CAAACATGGAAAGAAAGGGAAGGGTAAAGAGGGATCACAGCAGAGACAG CCCTGGAGACCGCCCCCCGTCACTTGCCTCCCCCTTACCTCCTAA
- the LOC139376365 gene encoding myelin protein P0-like isoform X4, translating to MLTILALASVILLGIVPQQSEAIVIYTGWERHALVGSDIRLSCSFFSWRWTSDDVTFSWSYRPDGARDAISIFHYTGGAPYVDNKGPFRDRLEFVGNPGRRDGSILLKNLDYGDNGTFTCDAKNPPDIVGRASSVRLLVFEKVPIQAGVITGSIIGAVLGLLLLIVVIYYLMRFLVARRVFNLSVSKHGKKGKGKEGSQQRQ from the exons ATGCTGACCATTTTGGCGCTAGCGTCGGTCATACTCCTGGGAATAG TGCCCCAGCAGTCTGAGGCCATCGTCATCTACACGGGCTGGGAGCGTCACGCCCTGGTGGGCTCCGACATCCGTCTTTCCTGCTCCTTCTTCTCCTGGCGCTGGACCTCTGATGACGTCACCTTCTCCTGGAGCTACCGGCCCGACGGTGCCAGGGACGCCATCTCT ATCTTCCACTACACCGGTGGAGCTCCCTACGTAGACAACAAGGGACCCTTCAGAGACAGGCTGGAGTTTGTGGGGAACCCTGGTCGCCGGGACGGATCCATCCTGCTCAAAAACCTAGACTACGGAGACAACGGCACCTTCACCTGTGATGCCAAGAACCCACCTGACATAGTGGGACGCGCCTCCAGTGTCAGACTGCTGGTCTTTGAGAAGG TTCCCATCCAGGCCGGAGTGATCACGGGGTCCATCATCGGTGCAGTGCTGGGTCTGTTGTTGCTGATCGTTGTCATCTACTATCTCATGAGGTTCCTGGTGGCCCGCAGAGTCTTCAACCTCAGTGTCAG CAAACATGGAAAGAAAGGGAAGGGTAAAGAGGGATCACAGCAGAGACAG